The following are encoded in a window of Limibacter armeniacum genomic DNA:
- the nadD gene encoding nicotinate (nicotinamide) nucleotide adenylyltransferase: MRIGLFFGSFNPIHVGHLIIANTIAESGEVDEVWFVVSPQNPFKKKKTLLHEFDRYDMVQQAIVENPKLRVTDVEFKMPKPSYTIDTLAYLSDKYPKHKFKVIVGEDNLQHFHKWKNQEQILEYYGLIVYPRPNTVKSPLLDHPNVKVIKAPLVDISATFIRDAIRDGKTIRYLVHEAVLELIKRKKFYLD; encoded by the coding sequence ATGAGAATTGGTTTATTTTTCGGCTCATTCAATCCCATCCATGTAGGGCATCTCATTATTGCCAATACCATTGCAGAAAGTGGAGAAGTTGACGAAGTGTGGTTTGTGGTATCACCACAAAACCCTTTCAAGAAAAAGAAAACATTGCTGCATGAGTTTGACCGCTACGATATGGTTCAGCAGGCTATCGTTGAAAATCCCAAACTCCGTGTAACTGATGTTGAATTCAAGATGCCAAAACCGAGCTACACTATCGACACGCTAGCCTACCTGTCAGATAAGTATCCTAAACACAAGTTCAAGGTAATTGTAGGAGAAGATAACCTCCAGCATTTCCATAAATGGAAGAATCAAGAACAGATCTTGGAATATTACGGCCTGATTGTTTACCCTCGTCCTAATACTGTCAAATCTCCATTGCTTGACCACCCTAATGTGAAAGTTATTAAAGCCCCTTTGGTTGATATTTCAGCTACATTTATACGTGACGCAATCCGTGATGGCAAGACAATCCGTTACCTTGTACACGAGGCTGTGCTGGAACTGATCAAACGCAAGAAGTTTTACCTTGACTAA
- a CDS encoding alpha/beta hydrolase, protein MKKYLLFVLVWMPLIAFSQVRYQDELFEKVNRTTEVYMQKNGQDYALDIYQPEGDTVKNRPMIIMVHGGGFSGGVRDEPRYINFLETFARLGYVGVSISYELRAKDIKGGVGCEMSRHEKVEIFKHTVHDLRKATAYLLDKSSEVGFDASQIILAGSSAGAECILHAAYWPSDYMNIGEQILPDDFRYAGAVSLAGAILSLDWITKENAIPTMLFHGTCDNLVPYADAPHHYCEIDKPGYMVLHGGYSIAMKLQSVGESYFLYTDCGGHHGLCCEPLSENIPDMIDYLYETVIQKRTIQQHIIVKNKIEDRCAAYGTYDFCE, encoded by the coding sequence ATGAAGAAATACTTACTTTTTGTATTGGTTTGGATGCCTTTGATAGCATTTTCTCAGGTGCGCTATCAGGATGAGCTTTTTGAGAAGGTCAACAGGACGACTGAGGTGTATATGCAAAAAAATGGGCAGGACTATGCCTTGGATATTTACCAGCCTGAAGGGGATACCGTAAAAAACCGTCCCATGATTATAATGGTACATGGAGGCGGCTTTTCAGGAGGGGTTCGTGATGAGCCACGTTATATTAACTTTCTGGAGACCTTTGCTCGTCTTGGTTACGTAGGAGTATCTATTTCTTATGAGTTAAGGGCAAAAGATATAAAGGGTGGCGTAGGTTGCGAGATGTCTCGTCATGAGAAGGTGGAGATTTTCAAGCATACGGTACATGACTTGCGTAAAGCAACGGCTTATCTGCTTGATAAATCATCGGAAGTAGGTTTTGATGCTTCTCAAATTATTCTGGCAGGTAGTAGTGCCGGAGCAGAGTGTATTCTTCATGCGGCTTATTGGCCAAGTGATTATATGAACATTGGGGAGCAGATTTTGCCTGATGATTTCCGTTATGCAGGAGCAGTGAGTCTGGCTGGGGCAATCCTGAGCCTTGATTGGATTACAAAAGAGAATGCGATTCCCACAATGCTATTCCACGGAACGTGTGACAACCTTGTTCCATATGCAGATGCTCCGCATCATTACTGCGAAATTGACAAGCCGGGTTACATGGTGTTGCATGGAGGGTATTCTATTGCGATGAAGCTACAATCAGTTGGAGAAAGCTATTTTCTTTATACCGACTGTGGTGGGCATCATGGTTTGTGTTGTGAGCCTTTATCAGAGAATATTCCTGACATGATAGACTATTTGTATGAAACTGTGATACAAAAAAGAACTATTCAGCAGCATATTATTGTAAAAAATAAAATAGAGGACCGTTGTGCCGCCTACGGTACTTATGATTTCTGTGAGTAA
- a CDS encoding glycosyltransferase family 9 protein, producing the protein MKKIVINSTGTERDTFLNLPVAGFLKEKVPGCEIYFIAHEHSRFLVASSKLVDGFVSVRNVLAELKDIVPDVIIFLNKDKQIAKAAKNAAVPLRICEKSSVTDRLYYNKRLVLDKTETTSLRSLAFVAKALELDFECKVQLEWLGMEEPVSSRMKYRGIIKKTLYNVVLYPFAKGEDKIWPLVKYLELVESLPKHQFNFIVVGSEWEGNLLKQYLPELFRQPNVKDMTGMESLQEAMDLIVHADTLISFNSLLAHWTSTLGKSTLMVTAPAELPYYQPLNPDIKLLVIDNIGCNTCTQKKACACIKQVEVDIVKQALLEEMEKVKGAEE; encoded by the coding sequence ATGAAAAAGATAGTAATCAATAGTACTGGAACGGAAAGAGATACTTTTTTGAACCTACCGGTGGCGGGTTTTCTTAAGGAAAAGGTTCCGGGTTGTGAAATATATTTTATAGCACATGAGCATAGCCGGTTTTTGGTTGCGTCTTCAAAGCTGGTGGACGGGTTTGTTTCCGTGCGTAATGTGTTAGCGGAACTGAAAGATATTGTTCCCGATGTAATAATTTTTCTCAATAAAGATAAGCAAATCGCAAAAGCTGCCAAAAACGCAGCCGTTCCATTAAGAATTTGTGAGAAATCTTCTGTCACTGACAGGCTTTATTACAATAAAAGATTGGTTTTAGACAAAACAGAGACAACCTCTTTGCGTAGTCTTGCTTTTGTTGCCAAAGCACTTGAGTTGGATTTTGAATGTAAGGTTCAGCTTGAATGGTTAGGTATGGAAGAACCGGTTTCATCACGAATGAAATATCGGGGTATTATTAAGAAGACACTTTACAATGTTGTACTCTACCCTTTTGCAAAAGGAGAAGATAAAATATGGCCTTTGGTAAAGTACCTTGAGTTGGTGGAGAGCTTACCAAAACATCAATTCAATTTTATAGTGGTTGGTTCGGAATGGGAAGGAAATCTACTGAAACAATACCTTCCAGAATTGTTCAGGCAGCCGAATGTCAAAGACATGACAGGAATGGAAAGCCTTCAGGAAGCTATGGATCTAATTGTTCATGCAGATACCCTGATTTCATTCAATAGCTTACTTGCCCATTGGACGTCGACGCTTGGAAAGTCAACGCTGATGGTTACGGCTCCTGCTGAGTTGCCATATTATCAGCCATTGAATCCGGATATAAAACTTTTGGTGATAGATAATATAGGTTGCAATACCTGTACACAGAAAAAGGCTTGTGCTTGTATCAAACAGGTTGAGGTTGATATTGTGAAGCAGGCTTTACTGGAAGAAATGGAGAAAGTAAAAGGCGCAGAAGAATAA
- a CDS encoding RNA polymerase sigma factor, which yields MADIEMTKERTTGLELDNFKQLFDQYYESIRNFAYYKVGDIDVAEDLTQEAFIKVWEKREDIKQETVKTLLYTITGNLAINHLKHGSVVFNFVSNYQGNDSSNGPDFEMEMQEFDQRLKKAIGDIPEKSREVFLMNRIEGLTYNEVAERLEISVKAVEKRMRKALELLRERIDYKI from the coding sequence TTGGCTGATATTGAAATGACAAAAGAGCGTACTACTGGACTGGAGCTGGATAACTTCAAGCAGCTTTTTGACCAGTATTATGAAAGCATTCGTAACTTCGCCTATTATAAGGTGGGAGATATAGATGTAGCGGAGGATCTGACACAGGAAGCTTTCATAAAAGTTTGGGAGAAACGTGAAGACATCAAGCAGGAGACTGTAAAGACACTCCTGTATACCATCACAGGAAACTTGGCAATTAATCATTTGAAGCATGGCTCTGTCGTGTTTAACTTTGTGTCAAACTACCAAGGAAATGATTCGTCAAATGGTCCTGATTTTGAAATGGAGATGCAAGAGTTTGACCAACGATTGAAGAAAGCGATTGGAGATATTCCAGAGAAGAGTCGTGAAGTTTTTCTGATGAATCGTATCGAAGGCTTGACCTATAATGAAGTAGCTGAAAGGCTTGAAATTAGTGTAAAGGCAGTAGAGAAGCGAATGCGAAAGGCCTTGGAGTTACTTAGAGAAAGAATCGACTATAAGATATAA
- a CDS encoding FecR family protein, producing the protein MSHDLDDLIRRWLEGTISESEKNELQEIIETEGESFHELERSVERIAQLNVPENQNKDVAWLKISEKLDLSDYNQTVKGNNLTVQKPNEELFENGKKSRPRVVVWTQRAYFSSVAAAVVLLAAAFWTVLANQGTKVESGNGEQLSVVLPDGSEVQLNAGTTLSYDESSWDDSRIVTLDGQAYFDVEKGSRFDVETENGTTTVLGTQFSVLSRIGQFKVDCIEGKVAVKVGDGVGEQQVLSKGKSTKLLENGLLCEPYDNDAEKVLGWQTGTFYFDQEHLQNVFGTLERQYDVKVDCPQEEGKRKYTGFFANDNLEKSLKLVCVPMGLKYKVDRNKRVVSITH; encoded by the coding sequence ATGTCACACGACCTTGATGACTTAATACGAAGGTGGTTAGAAGGTACTATTTCCGAAAGTGAAAAGAATGAGCTCCAAGAAATCATAGAGACAGAGGGTGAGTCTTTTCACGAATTGGAGCGTTCTGTTGAGCGGATTGCTCAGTTGAATGTACCGGAAAACCAAAACAAGGATGTGGCATGGTTAAAAATTAGCGAAAAATTGGACCTATCTGATTATAACCAAACAGTCAAAGGCAATAATTTAACTGTTCAGAAGCCAAACGAAGAGCTTTTTGAAAATGGTAAGAAATCACGACCTCGTGTCGTAGTGTGGACGCAGCGTGCGTACTTTTCATCTGTAGCAGCAGCAGTTGTCTTACTTGCCGCAGCTTTTTGGACCGTTTTAGCAAATCAGGGGACAAAAGTTGAGTCAGGTAATGGAGAACAGCTCTCTGTTGTATTGCCTGATGGCTCGGAAGTTCAGCTTAATGCAGGAACAACGCTCTCCTATGATGAAAGCAGTTGGGATGATAGCCGTATTGTCACCTTAGACGGACAAGCCTATTTTGATGTGGAAAAAGGAAGTCGATTTGATGTAGAAACGGAGAATGGTACAACAACAGTATTGGGTACGCAATTTTCCGTTTTGTCAAGAATTGGTCAATTCAAAGTAGATTGTATTGAAGGGAAAGTAGCCGTAAAAGTAGGGGATGGTGTTGGAGAGCAGCAGGTACTTAGTAAAGGTAAGTCTACTAAGCTGCTAGAAAATGGCTTGCTTTGTGAACCTTATGACAATGATGCTGAAAAAGTGTTGGGTTGGCAAACAGGTACGTTTTATTTTGACCAAGAACATTTACAGAATGTGTTTGGTACACTTGAGAGACAGTATGACGTTAAAGTTGATTGTCCGCAAGAAGAAGGAAAAAGAAAGTACACAGGCTTCTTTGCCAATGATAATCTAGAAAAATCATTGAAGTTGGTATGTGTGCCAATGGGACTCAAATATAAAGTCGACAGAAATAAAAGAGTAGTCAGTATTACTCATTAG
- a CDS encoding ABC transporter ATP-binding protein — protein MNAIETKAVTKAFNLGKPNEVRPVNEVSISVKTGECVLLKGPSGSGKTTLLTLLSCLSKPTSGEYLCLGKPVSHWSEKFLTRFRKDHIGIVFQHFNLIKGFTTSQNIGLPLFPLGYTQQEIDAKAKEAAAKVNIDHRLNFKVDTLSGGELQRVAIARALVSNPELLFADEPTAHLDSHNSEGVLEIFADLKSKGKTILMTTHDPIVEQHPMIDRVIEMRDGIVVKH, from the coding sequence ATGAATGCGATAGAAACCAAAGCTGTCACCAAGGCTTTCAACCTTGGAAAGCCAAATGAAGTACGCCCTGTCAATGAGGTTAGTATCAGTGTTAAAACTGGAGAGTGCGTACTACTGAAAGGTCCTTCTGGCTCAGGGAAAACCACACTGCTCACGCTGCTCAGTTGTCTTTCCAAGCCTACATCGGGAGAGTATTTATGTCTAGGGAAACCTGTATCCCATTGGTCAGAAAAGTTTTTGACACGCTTTAGAAAAGACCATATTGGAATTGTATTTCAGCATTTCAACCTGATAAAGGGCTTTACAACATCCCAAAATATCGGGTTACCACTATTTCCCTTGGGGTATACTCAACAGGAGATAGACGCCAAAGCAAAAGAAGCTGCTGCTAAAGTCAATATTGATCACCGCCTAAACTTCAAGGTAGATACCCTTTCAGGAGGTGAGCTACAGCGTGTGGCTATTGCACGTGCATTGGTCAGTAATCCTGAGTTGCTTTTTGCTGATGAACCAACTGCTCATTTAGACAGCCACAACTCTGAAGGAGTTCTTGAAATTTTTGCAGATCTGAAAAGTAAAGGAAAAACCATTTTGATGACCACACACGATCCAATAGTGGAACAGCACCCTATGATTGACAGAGTAATTGAAATGCGAGATGGAATTGTTGTAAAACACTGA
- the obgE gene encoding GTPase ObgE, whose amino-acid sequence MASSNFIDYVKIFCRSGKGGAGSVHFRREKFVPKGGPDGGDGGRGGHIILRGDSNYWTLLHLKYTKHIHAPNGKPGGGHGSTGAEGEDIIMPVPLGTVAKDAETGKVLFEITEHGEEKPLMKGGRGGLGNTNFKTATNQAPHYAQPGEPSEEAWIILELKVLADVGLVGFPNAGKSTLLSVISAAKPEIGDYPFTTMTPNLGVVAYRDSKSFVVADIPGIIEGAAEGKGLGTRFLRHIERNSVLLFMVPADADDISKEYQILVNEIKKYNPELLDKNRVLAITKSDMIDDELEQLLLETIPKNVPYVFISSVVQKGLTELKDLLWKAIHDRTDI is encoded by the coding sequence ATGGCTTCATCCAACTTTATAGATTACGTAAAAATATTTTGCCGCTCCGGTAAAGGTGGTGCAGGTTCTGTACACTTCCGTCGAGAGAAATTTGTACCCAAAGGCGGCCCTGATGGTGGTGACGGTGGTAGAGGTGGTCACATTATTTTGAGAGGTGACAGCAACTACTGGACATTGCTTCACCTCAAGTATACCAAACACATTCATGCTCCTAATGGTAAACCCGGAGGTGGTCATGGAAGTACAGGTGCTGAAGGTGAGGATATAATTATGCCTGTACCTTTGGGAACTGTTGCCAAGGATGCTGAAACAGGTAAGGTATTGTTTGAAATCACTGAGCATGGTGAAGAGAAGCCCCTGATGAAAGGAGGTAGAGGTGGTTTGGGTAATACCAACTTCAAGACTGCTACCAATCAGGCTCCACACTATGCACAACCAGGTGAGCCAAGTGAAGAAGCTTGGATTATCTTGGAATTGAAAGTATTGGCTGATGTAGGCTTGGTAGGTTTCCCTAACGCAGGTAAATCCACACTGCTTTCTGTTATTTCTGCAGCTAAACCAGAAATCGGAGATTATCCTTTTACTACCATGACGCCAAACCTTGGTGTTGTTGCTTATCGTGACTCTAAGTCATTTGTTGTTGCAGATATCCCTGGTATCATTGAAGGTGCTGCGGAAGGTAAAGGATTAGGGACTCGTTTCCTGCGCCACATTGAGCGTAACTCTGTACTCCTATTTATGGTGCCAGCAGATGCCGATGATATTTCTAAAGAATACCAGATTTTGGTAAACGAAATCAAGAAATACAATCCGGAACTGCTCGACAAAAATAGAGTTCTAGCTATCACCAAGTCTGATATGATTGATGATGAACTAGAACAACTATTATTGGAAACTATTCCAAAAAATGTTCCGTATGTCTTTATTTCATCGGTTGTTCAAAAAGGTCTAACAGAACTGAAAGACCTTTTATGGAAAGCAATCCATGATAGAACAGATATCTAA
- a CDS encoding adenylate kinase, translating to MLNLVLFGPPGAGKGTQSAKIKEKYNLVHLSTGDLLRSEIKAGTELGLKAKSLMDQGQLVPDEVVIGMIDSKLKENKAANGFIFDGFPRTVEQAKALDTLTEQNNTSISGMVALEVDEEELTTRILERGKTSNRADDQNEELIRNRVQEYENKTAPVADYYKAQDKFKSVYGVGSIEEIFDKLCSAIDSL from the coding sequence ATGCTTAATCTTGTATTGTTTGGCCCTCCGGGTGCAGGAAAAGGCACGCAAAGTGCTAAAATCAAGGAAAAATACAACCTCGTACACCTTTCAACTGGTGACTTGCTTAGGTCTGAAATTAAGGCAGGTACGGAGCTGGGCTTAAAGGCTAAGTCCCTGATGGATCAAGGTCAACTTGTTCCAGACGAAGTTGTAATTGGGATGATCGACTCCAAACTAAAAGAAAATAAAGCTGCTAACGGTTTTATCTTTGATGGTTTCCCTAGAACAGTGGAGCAGGCTAAAGCGTTGGATACGCTGACGGAGCAAAACAATACTTCTATCTCTGGCATGGTGGCTCTTGAGGTAGATGAAGAAGAGCTGACTACTCGAATTCTTGAAAGAGGTAAGACTTCTAACCGTGCTGATGATCAGAACGAAGAGCTGATCAGAAACAGAGTTCAAGAGTATGAGAACAAGACAGCGCCAGTTGCTGATTACTACAAAGCGCAAGACAAATTCAAGTCTGTATATGGAGTTGGCAGCATTGAAGAAATCTTCGACAAACTGTGTTCTGCAATTGACTCATTATAA
- a CDS encoding DUF3078 domain-containing protein encodes MKKYLHLMQYLAALAVFLIFTTSQASAQKYSQDSVWKYQGTFGINLSNVGLYQWAGGGSSSISAGALVDVQTVREGQKTVWTNKLRMAYGIIKQQNTEYEIRKTDDEFLFSTDYGYKFNKKWQVKAGMSLATQFNIGYEYKAADGDNNPESRNIISNFMSPGYLGVNLTGLYKPSEHINFSVSPLSNRITFVMDDTLSARGAFGVDPGEHVRYQVGFTFNNNIDVPLFKNTKFQSNFTLFSPYDNMDKWVANWGTLLVMKVNKFITTNFGTQLIYDPDVDVPRSDGTTGEGIQFKNVLNVGFTYSI; translated from the coding sequence ATGAAAAAGTATTTACACTTAATGCAGTATCTAGCTGCATTAGCTGTCTTTTTGATTTTTACTACCAGCCAAGCTAGTGCACAAAAATATTCACAGGACTCTGTGTGGAAGTACCAAGGTACTTTTGGTATCAACCTCTCCAATGTAGGATTATACCAATGGGCAGGTGGTGGTTCCAGTTCCATATCTGCAGGTGCATTGGTTGATGTCCAAACAGTTCGTGAAGGACAAAAAACTGTTTGGACAAATAAGCTTCGTATGGCTTACGGTATCATCAAGCAGCAGAATACTGAATATGAAATCCGGAAAACCGATGATGAATTTTTGTTCTCGACCGACTATGGTTATAAGTTCAATAAAAAGTGGCAGGTAAAAGCAGGAATGAGCCTTGCTACACAGTTCAATATCGGTTATGAATATAAGGCGGCTGACGGTGATAATAACCCTGAGTCTCGTAACATTATTTCCAACTTTATGTCTCCAGGTTACTTGGGGGTAAACCTGACAGGACTCTATAAGCCAAGTGAGCATATTAACTTCTCTGTTTCACCACTCTCTAACAGGATTACGTTTGTAATGGACGATACGCTTTCAGCAAGAGGAGCATTTGGTGTAGATCCGGGTGAGCATGTACGTTATCAGGTGGGTTTTACGTTCAACAACAATATTGATGTACCGCTTTTCAAGAATACCAAGTTCCAGTCTAACTTTACACTCTTTTCACCATATGATAATATGGATAAATGGGTTGCTAACTGGGGTACATTACTTGTCATGAAAGTAAATAAGTTTATCACAACCAATTTTGGCACTCAGCTAATCTATGACCCTGATGTAGATGTACCTAGGTCTGATGGAACTACAGGAGAGGGGATACAGTTTAAAAACGTCCTAAATGTTGGCTTCACTTATTCTATCTAG
- a CDS encoding sigma-70 family RNA polymerase sigma factor — MEKDPIKPAYTENEKMRIFESEFVPHLDSMYNFAYKLTLDEEDAKDLVQDTYMKAFRFIASFEQGTNAKAWLFRILKNSFINDYRKKSKQPSKIDYQEVESIYNSDDVDMDITTDLRVETMQNRIGDEVTNALNSLAVDFRIVIILCDLEGFTYEEMSKILDIPIGTVRSRLHRARNLLKEKLAKYAKKMGYNAEEDM; from the coding sequence ATGGAGAAAGATCCTATAAAGCCAGCTTATACGGAGAATGAAAAGATGAGGATCTTTGAATCAGAATTCGTTCCTCATCTAGATTCGATGTACAATTTTGCTTACAAGCTCACGCTCGACGAAGAAGACGCTAAAGACCTCGTGCAGGACACCTACATGAAGGCCTTCCGATTTATTGCCTCTTTCGAACAAGGAACCAATGCCAAGGCATGGCTGTTCCGAATTCTTAAAAATAGCTTCATCAACGACTACCGCAAAAAGAGTAAGCAACCTTCCAAAATCGACTATCAGGAAGTAGAAAGTATCTACAACTCTGACGATGTCGATATGGATATCACCACAGACCTTCGTGTGGAAACCATGCAGAACAGGATAGGGGACGAGGTAACCAACGCCCTTAATTCTCTCGCTGTCGATTTCCGTATTGTCATTATACTTTGTGACCTTGAAGGCTTCACCTATGAGGAAATGTCCAAAATATTGGATATTCCGATTGGTACAGTTAGAAGCCGACTTCACCGCGCCCGTAACTTGCTGAAAGAGAAACTCGCCAAATATGCCAAGAAAATGGGCTACAACGCTGAAGAAGATATGTAA
- the gmk gene encoding guanylate kinase, producing MASGKVFIFSAPSGSGKTTIVHHLLKKNPHLTFSISATTRQPRGKEVHGKDYYFLKPEEFKAKIDADAFVEFEQVYEGLYYGTLKSEIERIWAEGKHVVLDVDVQGGVNLKKYFGDKALAVFIQPPSIEELENRLRCRQTDTEESIQERVSKAASEMEYSCQFDTILINDTLEHAFEEAERLVQEKIDN from the coding sequence ATGGCATCTGGCAAGGTATTTATCTTTTCGGCACCATCAGGTTCGGGCAAAACTACGATTGTACATCATTTACTCAAGAAAAATCCGCACCTCACTTTTTCGATTTCCGCTACCACACGCCAACCTCGCGGGAAAGAAGTTCATGGCAAAGACTATTACTTCCTGAAGCCTGAAGAGTTCAAGGCTAAAATTGATGCTGATGCATTTGTTGAATTCGAACAGGTGTATGAAGGTCTTTACTACGGTACACTCAAGTCTGAGATTGAAAGAATTTGGGCTGAAGGCAAACACGTAGTACTGGATGTAGACGTTCAAGGGGGAGTCAACCTGAAAAAATATTTTGGTGACAAGGCGCTTGCTGTATTCATCCAGCCTCCAAGTATTGAAGAACTTGAAAACAGGCTACGTTGCCGTCAGACAGACACAGAAGAAAGTATTCAGGAAAGGGTCAGCAAAGCTGCCTCTGAGATGGAATACTCATGTCAGTTTGATACAATCTTGATCAATGATACACTGGAGCATGCTTTTGAAGAAGCAGAAAGATTGGTTCAGGAAAAAATAGACAACTAG
- a CDS encoding AIR synthase related protein, translating to MQERYAQRGVSASKEDIHNAIKDLDKGLFPKAFCKIVPDFLGGDDAYCNIMHADGAGTKSSLAYLYWRETGDMSVWRGIAQDAIVMNTDDLLCVGATGNTLLSSTIGRNKNLIPGEVISALINGTEEVLQMLRDNGLNIVSTGGETADVGDLVRTLIVDSTVTTRMKREDVISNDRIKAGDVIVGLSSFGQAKYETEYNGGMGSNGLTSARHDVFAKYLAEKYPESFDPSVPEDLVYSGNKKLLDAVANVTLDAGKLVLSPTRTYAPIIIEVLNKYRKVINGMVHCSGGAQTKVLHFVDNVHVIKDNMFDTPPLFDMIHKESGTDWKEMYKVFNMGHRMEIYLPEQYAQDIIDISTSFGVEAKIVGRVEAHEGKKLTLKSQHGEFIY from the coding sequence ATGCAAGAAAGATATGCACAGCGGGGTGTTTCAGCCTCCAAAGAAGATATCCACAATGCCATCAAGGATCTAGACAAAGGACTTTTCCCAAAGGCATTCTGTAAGATTGTTCCTGACTTTCTGGGCGGAGACGATGCGTACTGCAACATCATGCACGCTGATGGAGCGGGCACAAAGTCTTCACTGGCTTATCTGTACTGGAGAGAAACAGGTGATATGTCTGTATGGAGAGGCATTGCACAGGATGCAATTGTCATGAATACTGATGACCTGCTGTGTGTAGGTGCAACTGGTAACACTTTGTTGTCTTCTACGATTGGTAGAAACAAGAACTTGATTCCAGGTGAGGTGATTTCAGCATTGATCAACGGAACTGAGGAAGTTCTTCAGATGCTGAGAGACAATGGTCTGAACATTGTCAGCACAGGTGGTGAAACTGCTGATGTAGGTGACTTGGTACGTACACTGATTGTGGACAGTACAGTTACTACTCGTATGAAGCGTGAAGACGTGATTAGCAATGACCGTATTAAGGCAGGTGATGTGATTGTAGGTCTTTCATCTTTCGGACAGGCTAAGTACGAAACAGAGTACAATGGTGGTATGGGCTCAAACGGTTTGACTTCAGCTCGCCATGACGTATTTGCCAAGTATTTGGCAGAGAAATACCCTGAAAGCTTTGACCCTTCAGTTCCTGAAGATTTGGTATACTCAGGTAATAAGAAGTTACTTGATGCAGTAGCCAATGTTACTTTGGATGCTGGTAAGCTGGTATTGTCCCCTACTCGTACATATGCGCCAATCATCATTGAAGTACTGAACAAGTACCGCAAGGTGATTAACGGTATGGTACATTGTAGTGGTGGTGCTCAGACAAAAGTATTGCACTTTGTAGATAATGTACATGTAATCAAAGACAACATGTTTGACACGCCTCCACTGTTTGACATGATCCATAAGGAAAGTGGTACTGATTGGAAAGAAATGTACAAGGTATTCAATATGGGACACCGTATGGAGATCTACTTGCCTGAGCAGTATGCGCAAGACATTATTGATATCTCAACATCATTTGGTGTAGAAGCGAAGATTGTCGGAAGAGTAGAAGCACATGAAGGTAAGAAACTGACACTGAAGAGCCAGCATGGCGAGTTTATTTACTAA